In Mytilus edulis chromosome 4, xbMytEdul2.2, whole genome shotgun sequence, the following proteins share a genomic window:
- the LOC139519103 gene encoding secretory carrier-associated membrane protein 1-like isoform X7: protein MSDFDSNPFADPEAQANPFSDPSVRQATGGNVGTNQGTMDEYNPFEDGNKTRPAAGGAGRGSVPPPQPATQPAIMQPSEEPPPYAASGAQKIDTSDLQKRQEELERKAEELSRKEREMRNMQYNDRQNNWPPLPGFCPVGPCFYQDFSVDIPLEFQRTVKFVYYLWWFYVLVLLLNVLASLAFFIVDGDGGVTFGLSIVWFVLFTPCSFLCWYRPVYKAFRSDSSFNFFIFFFIFFFQFLVCILQALGVTDVTVGWINGLGVVGKKPAAGAIMLFIALFFSICAVLQLVLLLRVHRIYRSTGASFAKAQQEFSTGVMRNEHVQSAAANAAAGAAKGMASQYGSNNKY from the exons ATGTCAGATTTTGACAGCAATCCATTCGCTGATCCAGAAGCACAGGCAAATCCTTTTTCT GATCCTTCTGTACGTCAAGCTACTGGTGGAAATGTTGGTACAAACCAGGGTACTATGGATGAGTACAATCCATTTGAGGATGGTAATAAAACCCGTCCGGCAGCAGGA GGAGCTGGGCGTGGCTCAGTACCTCCCCCACAACCAGCTACTCAGCCCGCTATAATGCAGCCATCAGAAGAACCTCCACCATATGCTGCCTCAGGGGCACAGAAAATTGATACATCAGATCTACAGAAAAGACAAGAG GAATTAGAGAGAAAAGCAGAAGAACTGTCAAGAAAAGAAAGAGAAATGAGGAATATGCAGTATAATG ACCGACAGAACAACTGGCCACCATTACCTGGATTTTGTCCTGTTGGTCcatgtttttatcaagattttagTGTTGATATTCCTTTAGAATTCCAGAGGACTGTAAAATTTGTATACTACTTATGGTGGT TTTATGTATTAGTACTACTTCTAAATGTGTTGGCGAGTTTAGCTTTTTTCATTGTTGATGGTGATGGGGGAGTAACATTTGGATTATCTATTGTTTGGTTTGTCTTATTTACACCATGTTCTTTCCTTTGTTGGTATAGACCAGTCTACAAAGCTTTCAG GAGTGATAGTTCcttcaacttttttatttttttcttcattttcttcttcCAATTTCTTGTGTGTATATTGCAAGCATTGGGAGTAACTGATGTGACAGT GGGCTGGATTAATGGTCTAGGAGTTGTGGGTAAAAAACCTGCTGCAGGGGCCATTATGCTATTTATAGCTTTATTCTTTTCCATATGTGCTGTTTTGCAGTTAGTTTTACTACTAAGG GTGCACAGAATATACAGAAGTACTGGAGCCAGTTTTGCCAAAGCTCAACAGGAATTCTCCACTGGAGTAATGAGGAATGAACATGTACAAAGTGCTGCAGCTAATGCAGCAGCAGGGGCAGCTAAAGGAATGGCTAGTCAGTATGGATCAAATAATAAATACTGA
- the LOC139519103 gene encoding secretory carrier-associated membrane protein 1-like isoform X10, with the protein MSDFDSNPFADPEAQANPFSDPSVRQATGGNVGTNQGTMDEYNPFEDGNKTRPAAGGAGRGSVPPPQPATQPAIMQPSEEPPPYAASGAQKIDTSDLQKRQEELERKAEELSRKEREMRNMQYNDRQNNWPPLPGFCPVGPCFYQDFSVDIPLEFQRTVKFVYYLWWFYVLVLLLNVLASLAFFIVDGDGGVTFGLSIVWFVLFTPCSFLCWYRPVYKAFRSDSSFNFFIFFFIFFFQFLVCILQALGVTDVTVGWINGFKVVGNHTGAGVMMLFIAFFFSLAAVFEILLLIRVHRIYRSTGASFAKAQQEFSTGVMRNEHVQSAAANAAAGAAKGMASQYGSNNKY; encoded by the exons ATGTCAGATTTTGACAGCAATCCATTCGCTGATCCAGAAGCACAGGCAAATCCTTTTTCT GATCCTTCTGTACGTCAAGCTACTGGTGGAAATGTTGGTACAAACCAGGGTACTATGGATGAGTACAATCCATTTGAGGATGGTAATAAAACCCGTCCGGCAGCAGGA GGAGCTGGGCGTGGCTCAGTACCTCCCCCACAACCAGCTACTCAGCCCGCTATAATGCAGCCATCAGAAGAACCTCCACCATATGCTGCCTCAGGGGCACAGAAAATTGATACATCAGATCTACAGAAAAGACAAGAG GAATTAGAGAGAAAAGCAGAAGAACTGTCAAGAAAAGAAAGAGAAATGAGGAATATGCAGTATAATG ACCGACAGAACAACTGGCCACCATTACCTGGATTTTGTCCTGTTGGTCcatgtttttatcaagattttagTGTTGATATTCCTTTAGAATTCCAGAGGACTGTAAAATTTGTATACTACTTATGGTGGT TTTATGTATTAGTACTACTTCTAAATGTGTTGGCGAGTTTAGCTTTTTTCATTGTTGATGGTGATGGGGGAGTAACATTTGGATTATCTATTGTTTGGTTTGTCTTATTTACACCATGTTCTTTCCTTTGTTGGTATAGACCAGTCTACAAAGCTTTCAG GAGTGATAGTTCcttcaacttttttatttttttcttcattttcttcttcCAATTTCTTGTGTGTATATTGCAAGCATTGGGAGTAACTGATGTGACAGT TGGATGGATAAATGGTTTTAAAGTTGTTGGGAACCATACTGGTGCTGGTGTGATGATGCTATTTATAGCATTCTTCTTCTCCTTGGCAGCTGTGTTTGAAATTCTCTTACTGATCAGG GTGCACAGAATATACAGAAGTACTGGAGCCAGTTTTGCCAAAGCTCAACAGGAATTCTCCACTGGAGTAATGAGGAATGAACATGTACAAAGTGCTGCAGCTAATGCAGCAGCAGGGGCAGCTAAAGGAATGGCTAGTCAGTATGGATCAAATAATAAATACTGA
- the LOC139519103 gene encoding secretory carrier-associated membrane protein 1-like isoform X2 encodes MSDFDSNPFADPEAQANPFSDPSVRQATGGNVGTNQGTMDEYNPFEDGNKTRPAAGSMTEQPLLDGAGRGSVPPPQPATQPAIMQPSEEPPPYAASGAQKIDTSDLQKRQEELERKAEELSRKEREMRNMQYNDRQNNWPPLPGFCPVGPCFYQDFSVDIPLEFQRTVKFVYYLWWFYVLVLLLNVLASLAFFIVDGDGGVTFGLSIVWFVLFTPCSFLCWYRPVYKAFRSDSSFNFFIFFFIFFFQFLVCILQALGVTDVTVGWINGLGVVGKKPAAGAIMLFIALFFSICAVLQLVLLLRVHRIYRSTGASFAKAQQEFSTGVMRNEHVQSAAANAAAGAAKGMASQYGSNNKY; translated from the exons ATGTCAGATTTTGACAGCAATCCATTCGCTGATCCAGAAGCACAGGCAAATCCTTTTTCT GATCCTTCTGTACGTCAAGCTACTGGTGGAAATGTTGGTACAAACCAGGGTACTATGGATGAGTACAATCCATTTGAGGATGGTAATAAAACCCGTCCGGCAGCAGGA TCAATGACTGAACAGCCACTGTTAGAT GGAGCTGGGCGTGGCTCAGTACCTCCCCCACAACCAGCTACTCAGCCCGCTATAATGCAGCCATCAGAAGAACCTCCACCATATGCTGCCTCAGGGGCACAGAAAATTGATACATCAGATCTACAGAAAAGACAAGAG GAATTAGAGAGAAAAGCAGAAGAACTGTCAAGAAAAGAAAGAGAAATGAGGAATATGCAGTATAATG ACCGACAGAACAACTGGCCACCATTACCTGGATTTTGTCCTGTTGGTCcatgtttttatcaagattttagTGTTGATATTCCTTTAGAATTCCAGAGGACTGTAAAATTTGTATACTACTTATGGTGGT TTTATGTATTAGTACTACTTCTAAATGTGTTGGCGAGTTTAGCTTTTTTCATTGTTGATGGTGATGGGGGAGTAACATTTGGATTATCTATTGTTTGGTTTGTCTTATTTACACCATGTTCTTTCCTTTGTTGGTATAGACCAGTCTACAAAGCTTTCAG GAGTGATAGTTCcttcaacttttttatttttttcttcattttcttcttcCAATTTCTTGTGTGTATATTGCAAGCATTGGGAGTAACTGATGTGACAGT GGGCTGGATTAATGGTCTAGGAGTTGTGGGTAAAAAACCTGCTGCAGGGGCCATTATGCTATTTATAGCTTTATTCTTTTCCATATGTGCTGTTTTGCAGTTAGTTTTACTACTAAGG GTGCACAGAATATACAGAAGTACTGGAGCCAGTTTTGCCAAAGCTCAACAGGAATTCTCCACTGGAGTAATGAGGAATGAACATGTACAAAGTGCTGCAGCTAATGCAGCAGCAGGGGCAGCTAAAGGAATGGCTAGTCAGTATGGATCAAATAATAAATACTGA
- the LOC139519103 gene encoding secretory carrier-associated membrane protein 1-like isoform X9, which yields MSDFDSNPFADPEAQANPFSDPSVRQATGGNVGTNQGTMDEYNPFEDGNKTRPAAGGAGRGSVPPPQPATQPAIMQPSEEPPPYAASGAQKIDTSDLQKRQEELERKAEELSRKEREMRNMQYNDRQNNWPPLPGFCPVGPCFYQDFSVDIPLEFQRTVKFVYYLWWFYVLVLLLNVLASLAFFIVDGDGGVTFGLSIVWFVLFTPCSFLCWYRPVYKAFRSDSSFNFFVFFFIFFFQFLVCIIQALGISTISVGWINGFKVVGNHTGAGVMMLFIAFFFSLAAVFEILLLIRVHRIYRSTGASFAKAQQEFSTGVMRNEHVQSAAANAAAGAAKGMASQYGSNNKY from the exons ATGTCAGATTTTGACAGCAATCCATTCGCTGATCCAGAAGCACAGGCAAATCCTTTTTCT GATCCTTCTGTACGTCAAGCTACTGGTGGAAATGTTGGTACAAACCAGGGTACTATGGATGAGTACAATCCATTTGAGGATGGTAATAAAACCCGTCCGGCAGCAGGA GGAGCTGGGCGTGGCTCAGTACCTCCCCCACAACCAGCTACTCAGCCCGCTATAATGCAGCCATCAGAAGAACCTCCACCATATGCTGCCTCAGGGGCACAGAAAATTGATACATCAGATCTACAGAAAAGACAAGAG GAATTAGAGAGAAAAGCAGAAGAACTGTCAAGAAAAGAAAGAGAAATGAGGAATATGCAGTATAATG ACCGACAGAACAACTGGCCACCATTACCTGGATTTTGTCCTGTTGGTCcatgtttttatcaagattttagTGTTGATATTCCTTTAGAATTCCAGAGGACTGTAAAATTTGTATACTACTTATGGTGGT TTTATGTATTAGTACTACTTCTAAATGTGTTGGCGAGTTTAGCTTTTTTCATTGTTGATGGTGATGGGGGAGTAACATTTGGATTATCTATTGTTTGGTTTGTCTTATTTACACCATGTTCTTTCCTTTGTTGGTATAGACCAGTCTACAAAGCTTTCAG GAGTGATAGCTCGTTCAACTTCTTTGTATTTTTCTTCATATTCTTTTTCCAATTCCTTGTGTGTATAATCCAGGCTTTAGGAATTTCGACTATTTCTGT TGGATGGATAAATGGTTTTAAAGTTGTTGGGAACCATACTGGTGCTGGTGTGATGATGCTATTTATAGCATTCTTCTTCTCCTTGGCAGCTGTGTTTGAAATTCTCTTACTGATCAGG GTGCACAGAATATACAGAAGTACTGGAGCCAGTTTTGCCAAAGCTCAACAGGAATTCTCCACTGGAGTAATGAGGAATGAACATGTACAAAGTGCTGCAGCTAATGCAGCAGCAGGGGCAGCTAAAGGAATGGCTAGTCAGTATGGATCAAATAATAAATACTGA
- the LOC139519103 gene encoding secretory carrier-associated membrane protein 1-like isoform X4, producing the protein MSDFDSNPFADPEAQANPFSDPSVRQATGGNVGTNQGTMDEYNPFEDGNKTRPAAGSMTEQPLLDGAGRGSVPPPQPATQPAIMQPSEEPPPYAASGAQKIDTSDLQKRQEELERKAEELSRKEREMRNMQYNDRQNNWPPLPGFCPVGPCFYQDFSVDIPLEFQRTVKFVYYLWWFYVLVLLLNVLASLAFFIVDGDGGVTFGLSIVWFVLFTPCSFLCWYRPVYKAFRSDSSFNFFVFFFIFFFQFLVCIIQALGISTISVGWINGFKVVGNHTGAGVMMLFIAFFFSLAAVFEILLLIRVHRIYRSTGASFAKAQQEFSTGVMRNEHVQSAAANAAAGAAKGMASQYGSNNKY; encoded by the exons ATGTCAGATTTTGACAGCAATCCATTCGCTGATCCAGAAGCACAGGCAAATCCTTTTTCT GATCCTTCTGTACGTCAAGCTACTGGTGGAAATGTTGGTACAAACCAGGGTACTATGGATGAGTACAATCCATTTGAGGATGGTAATAAAACCCGTCCGGCAGCAGGA TCAATGACTGAACAGCCACTGTTAGAT GGAGCTGGGCGTGGCTCAGTACCTCCCCCACAACCAGCTACTCAGCCCGCTATAATGCAGCCATCAGAAGAACCTCCACCATATGCTGCCTCAGGGGCACAGAAAATTGATACATCAGATCTACAGAAAAGACAAGAG GAATTAGAGAGAAAAGCAGAAGAACTGTCAAGAAAAGAAAGAGAAATGAGGAATATGCAGTATAATG ACCGACAGAACAACTGGCCACCATTACCTGGATTTTGTCCTGTTGGTCcatgtttttatcaagattttagTGTTGATATTCCTTTAGAATTCCAGAGGACTGTAAAATTTGTATACTACTTATGGTGGT TTTATGTATTAGTACTACTTCTAAATGTGTTGGCGAGTTTAGCTTTTTTCATTGTTGATGGTGATGGGGGAGTAACATTTGGATTATCTATTGTTTGGTTTGTCTTATTTACACCATGTTCTTTCCTTTGTTGGTATAGACCAGTCTACAAAGCTTTCAG GAGTGATAGCTCGTTCAACTTCTTTGTATTTTTCTTCATATTCTTTTTCCAATTCCTTGTGTGTATAATCCAGGCTTTAGGAATTTCGACTATTTCTGT TGGATGGATAAATGGTTTTAAAGTTGTTGGGAACCATACTGGTGCTGGTGTGATGATGCTATTTATAGCATTCTTCTTCTCCTTGGCAGCTGTGTTTGAAATTCTCTTACTGATCAGG GTGCACAGAATATACAGAAGTACTGGAGCCAGTTTTGCCAAAGCTCAACAGGAATTCTCCACTGGAGTAATGAGGAATGAACATGTACAAAGTGCTGCAGCTAATGCAGCAGCAGGGGCAGCTAAAGGAATGGCTAGTCAGTATGGATCAAATAATAAATACTGA
- the LOC139519103 gene encoding secretory carrier-associated membrane protein 1-like isoform X6: MSDFDSNPFADPEAQANPFSDPSVRQATGGNVGTNQGTMDEYNPFEDGNKTRPAAGGAGRGSVPPPQPATQPAIMQPSEEPPPYAASGAQKIDTSDLQKRQEELERKAEELSRKEREMRNMQYNDRQNNWPPLPGFCPVGPCFYQDFSVDIPLEFQRTVKFVYYLWWFYVLVLLLNVLASLAFFIVDGDGGVTFGLSIVWFVLFTPCSFLCWYRPVYKAFRSDSSFNFFVFFFIFFFQFLVCIIQALGISTISVGWINGLGVVGKKPAAGAIMLFIALFFSICAVLQLVLLLRVHRIYRSTGASFAKAQQEFSTGVMRNEHVQSAAANAAAGAAKGMASQYGSNNKY; encoded by the exons ATGTCAGATTTTGACAGCAATCCATTCGCTGATCCAGAAGCACAGGCAAATCCTTTTTCT GATCCTTCTGTACGTCAAGCTACTGGTGGAAATGTTGGTACAAACCAGGGTACTATGGATGAGTACAATCCATTTGAGGATGGTAATAAAACCCGTCCGGCAGCAGGA GGAGCTGGGCGTGGCTCAGTACCTCCCCCACAACCAGCTACTCAGCCCGCTATAATGCAGCCATCAGAAGAACCTCCACCATATGCTGCCTCAGGGGCACAGAAAATTGATACATCAGATCTACAGAAAAGACAAGAG GAATTAGAGAGAAAAGCAGAAGAACTGTCAAGAAAAGAAAGAGAAATGAGGAATATGCAGTATAATG ACCGACAGAACAACTGGCCACCATTACCTGGATTTTGTCCTGTTGGTCcatgtttttatcaagattttagTGTTGATATTCCTTTAGAATTCCAGAGGACTGTAAAATTTGTATACTACTTATGGTGGT TTTATGTATTAGTACTACTTCTAAATGTGTTGGCGAGTTTAGCTTTTTTCATTGTTGATGGTGATGGGGGAGTAACATTTGGATTATCTATTGTTTGGTTTGTCTTATTTACACCATGTTCTTTCCTTTGTTGGTATAGACCAGTCTACAAAGCTTTCAG GAGTGATAGCTCGTTCAACTTCTTTGTATTTTTCTTCATATTCTTTTTCCAATTCCTTGTGTGTATAATCCAGGCTTTAGGAATTTCGACTATTTCTGT GGGCTGGATTAATGGTCTAGGAGTTGTGGGTAAAAAACCTGCTGCAGGGGCCATTATGCTATTTATAGCTTTATTCTTTTCCATATGTGCTGTTTTGCAGTTAGTTTTACTACTAAGG GTGCACAGAATATACAGAAGTACTGGAGCCAGTTTTGCCAAAGCTCAACAGGAATTCTCCACTGGAGTAATGAGGAATGAACATGTACAAAGTGCTGCAGCTAATGCAGCAGCAGGGGCAGCTAAAGGAATGGCTAGTCAGTATGGATCAAATAATAAATACTGA
- the LOC139519103 gene encoding secretory carrier-associated membrane protein 1-like isoform X3 yields the protein MSDFDSNPFADPEAQANPFSDPSVRQATGGNVGTNQGTMDEYNPFEDGNKTRPAAGSMTEQPLLDGAGRGSVPPPQPATQPAIMQPSEEPPPYAASGAQKIDTSDLQKRQEELERKAEELSRKEREMRNMQYNDRQNNWPPLPGFCPVGPCFYQDFSVDIPLEFQRTVKFVYYLWWFYVLVLLLNVLASLAFFIVDGDGGVTFGLSIVWFVLFTPCSFLCWYRPVYKAFRSDSSFNFFVFFFIFFFQFLVCIIQALGISTISVGMISGLKLIANNVAAALMMIFVGILFGFIAVSSFIVLIKVHRIYRSTGASFAKAQQEFSTGVMRNEHVQSAAANAAAGAAKGMASQYGSNNKY from the exons ATGTCAGATTTTGACAGCAATCCATTCGCTGATCCAGAAGCACAGGCAAATCCTTTTTCT GATCCTTCTGTACGTCAAGCTACTGGTGGAAATGTTGGTACAAACCAGGGTACTATGGATGAGTACAATCCATTTGAGGATGGTAATAAAACCCGTCCGGCAGCAGGA TCAATGACTGAACAGCCACTGTTAGAT GGAGCTGGGCGTGGCTCAGTACCTCCCCCACAACCAGCTACTCAGCCCGCTATAATGCAGCCATCAGAAGAACCTCCACCATATGCTGCCTCAGGGGCACAGAAAATTGATACATCAGATCTACAGAAAAGACAAGAG GAATTAGAGAGAAAAGCAGAAGAACTGTCAAGAAAAGAAAGAGAAATGAGGAATATGCAGTATAATG ACCGACAGAACAACTGGCCACCATTACCTGGATTTTGTCCTGTTGGTCcatgtttttatcaagattttagTGTTGATATTCCTTTAGAATTCCAGAGGACTGTAAAATTTGTATACTACTTATGGTGGT TTTATGTATTAGTACTACTTCTAAATGTGTTGGCGAGTTTAGCTTTTTTCATTGTTGATGGTGATGGGGGAGTAACATTTGGATTATCTATTGTTTGGTTTGTCTTATTTACACCATGTTCTTTCCTTTGTTGGTATAGACCAGTCTACAAAGCTTTCAG GAGTGATAGCTCGTTCAACTTCTTTGTATTTTTCTTCATATTCTTTTTCCAATTCCTTGTGTGTATAATCCAGGCTTTAGGAATTTCGACTATTTCTGT TGGAATGATAAGTGGACTAAAGCTGATTGCCAACAATGTTGCAGCAGCACTAATGATGATCTTCGTTGGCATTTTATTTGGCTTTATTGCAGTTTCTAGTTTTATTGTCTTAATCAAG GTGCACAGAATATACAGAAGTACTGGAGCCAGTTTTGCCAAAGCTCAACAGGAATTCTCCACTGGAGTAATGAGGAATGAACATGTACAAAGTGCTGCAGCTAATGCAGCAGCAGGGGCAGCTAAAGGAATGGCTAGTCAGTATGGATCAAATAATAAATACTGA
- the LOC139519103 gene encoding secretory carrier-associated membrane protein 1-like isoform X8 yields the protein MSDFDSNPFADPEAQANPFSDPSVRQATGGNVGTNQGTMDEYNPFEDGNKTRPAAGGAGRGSVPPPQPATQPAIMQPSEEPPPYAASGAQKIDTSDLQKRQEELERKAEELSRKEREMRNMQYNDRQNNWPPLPGFCPVGPCFYQDFSVDIPLEFQRTVKFVYYLWWFYVLVLLLNVLASLAFFIVDGDGGVTFGLSIVWFVLFTPCSFLCWYRPVYKAFRSDSSFNFFVFFFIFFFQFLVCIIQALGISTISVGMISGLKLIANNVAAALMMIFVGILFGFIAVSSFIVLIKVHRIYRSTGASFAKAQQEFSTGVMRNEHVQSAAANAAAGAAKGMASQYGSNNKY from the exons ATGTCAGATTTTGACAGCAATCCATTCGCTGATCCAGAAGCACAGGCAAATCCTTTTTCT GATCCTTCTGTACGTCAAGCTACTGGTGGAAATGTTGGTACAAACCAGGGTACTATGGATGAGTACAATCCATTTGAGGATGGTAATAAAACCCGTCCGGCAGCAGGA GGAGCTGGGCGTGGCTCAGTACCTCCCCCACAACCAGCTACTCAGCCCGCTATAATGCAGCCATCAGAAGAACCTCCACCATATGCTGCCTCAGGGGCACAGAAAATTGATACATCAGATCTACAGAAAAGACAAGAG GAATTAGAGAGAAAAGCAGAAGAACTGTCAAGAAAAGAAAGAGAAATGAGGAATATGCAGTATAATG ACCGACAGAACAACTGGCCACCATTACCTGGATTTTGTCCTGTTGGTCcatgtttttatcaagattttagTGTTGATATTCCTTTAGAATTCCAGAGGACTGTAAAATTTGTATACTACTTATGGTGGT TTTATGTATTAGTACTACTTCTAAATGTGTTGGCGAGTTTAGCTTTTTTCATTGTTGATGGTGATGGGGGAGTAACATTTGGATTATCTATTGTTTGGTTTGTCTTATTTACACCATGTTCTTTCCTTTGTTGGTATAGACCAGTCTACAAAGCTTTCAG GAGTGATAGCTCGTTCAACTTCTTTGTATTTTTCTTCATATTCTTTTTCCAATTCCTTGTGTGTATAATCCAGGCTTTAGGAATTTCGACTATTTCTGT TGGAATGATAAGTGGACTAAAGCTGATTGCCAACAATGTTGCAGCAGCACTAATGATGATCTTCGTTGGCATTTTATTTGGCTTTATTGCAGTTTCTAGTTTTATTGTCTTAATCAAG GTGCACAGAATATACAGAAGTACTGGAGCCAGTTTTGCCAAAGCTCAACAGGAATTCTCCACTGGAGTAATGAGGAATGAACATGTACAAAGTGCTGCAGCTAATGCAGCAGCAGGGGCAGCTAAAGGAATGGCTAGTCAGTATGGATCAAATAATAAATACTGA
- the LOC139519103 gene encoding secretory carrier-associated membrane protein 1-like isoform X5: MSDFDSNPFADPEAQANPFSDPSVRQATGGNVGTNQGTMDEYNPFEDGNKTRPAAGSMTEQPLLDGAGRGSVPPPQPATQPAIMQPSEEPPPYAASGAQKIDTSDLQKRQEELERKAEELSRKEREMRNMQYNDRQNNWPPLPGFCPVGPCFYQDFSVDIPLEFQRTVKFVYYLWWFYVLVLLLNVLASLAFFIVDGDGGVTFGLSIVWFVLFTPCSFLCWYRPVYKAFRSDSSFNFFIFFFIFFFQFLVCILQALGVTDVTVGWINGFKVVGNHTGAGVMMLFIAFFFSLAAVFEILLLIRVHRIYRSTGASFAKAQQEFSTGVMRNEHVQSAAANAAAGAAKGMASQYGSNNKY, translated from the exons ATGTCAGATTTTGACAGCAATCCATTCGCTGATCCAGAAGCACAGGCAAATCCTTTTTCT GATCCTTCTGTACGTCAAGCTACTGGTGGAAATGTTGGTACAAACCAGGGTACTATGGATGAGTACAATCCATTTGAGGATGGTAATAAAACCCGTCCGGCAGCAGGA TCAATGACTGAACAGCCACTGTTAGAT GGAGCTGGGCGTGGCTCAGTACCTCCCCCACAACCAGCTACTCAGCCCGCTATAATGCAGCCATCAGAAGAACCTCCACCATATGCTGCCTCAGGGGCACAGAAAATTGATACATCAGATCTACAGAAAAGACAAGAG GAATTAGAGAGAAAAGCAGAAGAACTGTCAAGAAAAGAAAGAGAAATGAGGAATATGCAGTATAATG ACCGACAGAACAACTGGCCACCATTACCTGGATTTTGTCCTGTTGGTCcatgtttttatcaagattttagTGTTGATATTCCTTTAGAATTCCAGAGGACTGTAAAATTTGTATACTACTTATGGTGGT TTTATGTATTAGTACTACTTCTAAATGTGTTGGCGAGTTTAGCTTTTTTCATTGTTGATGGTGATGGGGGAGTAACATTTGGATTATCTATTGTTTGGTTTGTCTTATTTACACCATGTTCTTTCCTTTGTTGGTATAGACCAGTCTACAAAGCTTTCAG GAGTGATAGTTCcttcaacttttttatttttttcttcattttcttcttcCAATTTCTTGTGTGTATATTGCAAGCATTGGGAGTAACTGATGTGACAGT TGGATGGATAAATGGTTTTAAAGTTGTTGGGAACCATACTGGTGCTGGTGTGATGATGCTATTTATAGCATTCTTCTTCTCCTTGGCAGCTGTGTTTGAAATTCTCTTACTGATCAGG GTGCACAGAATATACAGAAGTACTGGAGCCAGTTTTGCCAAAGCTCAACAGGAATTCTCCACTGGAGTAATGAGGAATGAACATGTACAAAGTGCTGCAGCTAATGCAGCAGCAGGGGCAGCTAAAGGAATGGCTAGTCAGTATGGATCAAATAATAAATACTGA